The following proteins are co-located in the Culex pipiens pallens isolate TS unplaced genomic scaffold, TS_CPP_V2 Cpp_Un0274, whole genome shotgun sequence genome:
- the LOC120432114 gene encoding uncharacterized protein LOC120432114, which translates to MEAVTAKRNVLFEKVKRELETAKRVKSQEPSLCEVRERLERLQQLGNNFFDVQDEIEDSTPKATLQSLISVFDYRKEFEDRYYEAKSIYVELDEGSVASDVTDVQPANNIQSALAALLQTQRALLSNQAAQAAQLNQLQQGSQQPAGQPYPAQPDPFIDVRLPPIEIPKFSGDRKAWRSFKDLYVSTIHSKETLRPSQKLKYLKSFLEGDASTHVSSFDISDANYPLAWEKLLKRYDQKKYTVFALVKEFLDQPIVSDANFDDLQKLVTTSDEVIRQLDTLGEQYQTRDSWLIQLLLEKIDNETRALWAQKVVNMDNPTFPDFVKFLEDRCDALETCSSFSRQCTVDGDAAKKKMSKQPLKPAEKPIQSYVVTPQHCLKCYKAHNLFQCCEFKAISVADRLELVQKSKLCLNCLKPSHTVRSCSSKQFCKIDGCRQRHHTLLCQHDDSPVATAALQVQRQSTIPVQQPVTETQPPEDSSLKFDATGGPPAKTTVLPTALIKLRGKHGKFHTARAMIDSCSGASLISEACLARLGINRSNTRFPVTGVAGTQAGTTRGTTQLEIASRFNNDVILKTQAHVLEVLAPPTPCRSVNFKQTKLLEGLPLADPGFNQAGEVDVILGVELFLPMLQAGQIVDGDGLPVAQKSSLGWLVAGKLEEESMLQTQLTLRAAGCQRRTSGTQSSGTLSTN; encoded by the coding sequence ATGGAAGCAGTCACCGCGAAACGGAATGTGCTTTTCGAAAAAGTGAAGCGCGAGCTCGAAACCGCGAAACGCGTCAAGTCGCAGGAGCCCTCACTTTGCGAGGTCAGGGAGCGCCTGGAACGGCTCCAGCAGCTGGGTAACAACTTCTTCGACGTCCAGGACGAGATTGAAGACTCAACCCCGAAGGCAACCCTGCAATCACTGATCTCGGTCTTCGACTACCGGAAGGAGTTCGAGGATCGCTACTACGAGGCGAAGTCGATTTACGTCGAACTGGATGAAGGATCCGTTGCGAGCGATGTCACGGACGTTCAGCCGGCGAATAACATCCAATCTGCTCTGGCGGCGCTACTGCAAACACAAAGAGCGCTACTATCGAACCAAGCGGCTCAAGCAGCCCAACTGAACCAGCTTCAGCAGGGCAGCCAACAGCCGGCAGGCCAACCCTATCCTGCACAACCCGACCCTTTCATTGACGTGCGGCTTCCTCCAATCGAGATTCCTAAGTTCAGTGGCGACCGCAAAGCCTGGCGTTCCTTCAAGGATCTTTACGTCAGCACCATCCACAGCAAAGAGACGCTGCGGCCGTCGCAGAAGCTGAAATACCTGAAGTCGTTCCTCGAAGGCGATGCAAGCACCCACGTAAGTTCGTTCGACATCTCGGACGCCAACTACCCGCTGGCGTGGGAAAAACTCCTCAAACGTTACGACCAGAAGAAGTACACCGTGTTTGCGCTGGTTAAGGAGTTCTTGGACCAGCCAATCGTGTCAGACGCAAACTTCGACGATCTTCAGAAGCTAGTCACTACGTCAGACGAGGTCATTCGACAGCTCGACACCCTTGGCGAGCAGTACCAGACACGAGACTCCTGGCTGATCCAGCTTCTTCTGGAGAAGATTGACAACGAGACACGAGCGCTCTGGGCGCAAAAGGTTGTCAACATGGATAATCCCACGTTCCCGGACTTCGTCAAGTTCCTGGAAGACAGATGCGATGCCCTCGAAACCTGCTCGTCATTCTCCCGGCAATGCACCGTAGATGGAGATGCAGCTAAGAAGAAGATGAGCAAGCAGCCTCTCAAGCCCGCAGAGAAACCCATCCAGAGCTACGTTGTGACCCCACAACACTGCCTCAAGTGTTACAAAGCACACAATCTTTTCCAGTGCTGCGAATTCAAGGCGATCAGCGTCGCCGACCGACTGGAGTTAGTGCAGAAATCCAAACTGTGCTTAAACTGCTTGAAGCCATCGCACACGGTGAGATCATGTTCCTCGAAGCAATTCTGCAAAATTGATGGATGCAGGCAGCGTCATCACACACTTCTCTGTCAACACGACGACAGCCCGGTAGCTACCGCAGCACTTCAAGTTCAACGGCAGTCGACGATTCCGGTCCAGCAACCGGTCACGGAGACTCAACCACCGGAGGATTCGAGTTTGAAGTTTGATGCCACTGGTGGTCCACCCGCCAAGACAACGGTTCTTCCTACTGCCCTCATCAAGCTTCGAGGTAAGCATGGCAAATTCCACACGGCCAGAGCAATGATCGACTCGTGCTCCGGTGCATCGCTTATCAGCGAAGCCTGTTTGGCGCGCCTCGGGATCAACCGGAGCAACACTCGATTCCCGGTCACCGGAGTGGCTGGAACGCAAGCTGGAACTACGCGAGGAACGACGCAGTTGGAGATCGCGTCCCGTTTCAACAACGATGTAATTCTGAAGACGCAAGCGCACGTGCTCGAAGTGCTGGCACCCCCTACACCGTGCCGAAGCGTTAACTTCAAGCAGACGAAACTACTAGAAGGACTTCCGCTGGCCGATCCCGGTTTCAACCAAGCAGGAGAAGTGGACGTCATCCTTGGTGTCGAATTATTCTTGCCGATGCTTCAAGCTGGACAGATCGTAGACGGGGATGGCTTGCCTGTTGCACAGAAGTCGTCGCTCGGCTGGCTCGTGGCTGGCAAGCTCGAAGAAGAATCAATGCTGCAAACTCAACTAACTCTTCGTGCAGCTGGATGTCAACGTCGAACCTCAGGGACTCAAAGTTCCGGAACACTGTCAACGAATTGA